One Argentina anserina chromosome 6, drPotAnse1.1, whole genome shotgun sequence genomic window, CGGCACGCCGTTTGTCTAATTTCATAGGATAAGATATTGTGTCCTCCATTAACATACGAGGCCGCCACTGCATTATAGAATATTAAAATCTTAGAAAGTTTTCACATAATTTGGTGGACTGAAAGTCTGAAACTACGTGTCTTTGTAAATTCTTACAAGGTAAACCATAGTCTTTTCTATAAATGCAAACCACTCATGACATATGAATATATAACTGGGATGTATGACTACAATAGTAGTATTGTTACGCCAAGTTACGGCGATGCACGAACTGACCAACAATCCCAGCTCATGCACTGCAACACACGCGCCCAATTTGGTCGTGGTGAATATTTACAGAGGCTGGCAACACTGGCCCGTCGTCAACAATTACGGAATtacccaacaactcctcatCCACGTGAACCCCATGCCAACGCGCCCAATCCCGCGTGAGTCAATCTCCCCCACCCGTGCCATGGTACTTCCCGGGGCACGACTCCATTTATAGTGCACCCACACGCTTCGTCGTCCTCACGGACACCTCCATCGCCGTACACCTGTAAGATAAGAGATACAGAACGCCAAGAGAGAGAATCTCACTGAAGCATTTTTTTTGGAGAGAGaaactagagagagagagagagagagaccgagATCTGATCCCAACCCCGAAGCCTcccttctccttcttcctACTGCTGTTTCTTGTAAGCCCTAAACtcttgtctctctctctctctctctatcttcttctttatgcGTTTAGCCCTACGTCGTCGTTTCGTAGCCCTAATTTTGATTTGGGGGTAAAATTAGGGCTTTTTTCGTCTTTATTTTCTTGATTTGGGGGAAAAAATAAGgaaaaaccctagaaattttgGATCTTTGTGAGAGAGAGTTTCGTGGGAATTAGGGTTTTTGTTTGAGGTACATGTATGGCTTCGGGGCCTATTGTTGGAGAAGGTGATGGAGCCAGAGAGAAGCAACCCAAGGTTTATACTcgcaaatccaaactcaacaAGAATCTCAACAACGCCCAAACCaattccaccaccaccaccaccactaccGCCACCGCCCTAGCCGCCGCGACCTCCACCGCCGCTGCCGACTACGCCAAGAGTAACGGCGAGAAGAAGGACGGGGAGGCTAGGAATGATAAGAACGAGAATTCGACGCAGGCTTCGGCGGAGGTAATTGGTTTGGAGGATGGGAATTCAGCTCAGCCGCCGGCTGCGGTCTCCGAGGATGGGAATTCAGCTCCGCCGCCGGCTCCGGCGTCTGAGGATGGGAATTCTGCCCTGCCGCAACAGTCGCAGGCTCCGCTGCCCTCGGACGATTCGTCGAGTTTGAACAGGCAGGAGCCTGTGGCTGCGGCGGCGGAGGCGGCACAGGCTGCTAAGGATGCACCTGCAGAGAATGGGGTTTCCAAACCAGAGACGGATAACAGCCGAGTTAAGATTAATTTGGCTTCCAGGTCGAAGCAGCAGGTGCGTGAGCTTAGGAAGAAGCTTGAGAGTGAACTGAATATGGTTCGGGGTTTGGTGAAGAAGGTTGAGGCAAAGCAGGGGCAGATTGGTGGGTTGAGTTACTCGCATGATGGGGTTAACAATAATGTCAGTAAACTGAGGCGAGTTCATTCAGAGGTTGCTTCAGGTGGTGTTACTCCACGTGAGGTTACGAGGCCATTTCATCAGTTGAGTGTGTCAGTATTGGAGAATAGTCAGGGTGGGATTGATACTGtggagaaagagaaaagaaccCCCAAGGCAAACCAGTTTTACCAGAGTTCGGAGTTTTTGCTGGCCAAGGATAAGTTTCCACCTGCTGAAAGTAACAAGAAGACGAAGTTGAATCTGAAGAAGAGCCACAGTGGAGGAGAGTTGCCGCACAAGTATACAATGGGCACCAAGTTTTTTAAGAGTTGTAGTTCTTTGCTTGATAAACTGATGAAACACAAGCATAGTTGGGTGTTTAATGAACCTGTGGATGCCGAAAAGCTTGGATTGCTCGATTATCACATCATTATCAAGAGTCCAATGGACTTGGGTACAATCAAATCCAAGCTGGTCAAGAATTGGTACAAGTCCCCCAAAGAATTTGCAGAAGATGTGAGACTTACATTCGACAATGCTATGACCTATAATCCGCCTGGGCAGGATGTTCATGTCATGGCAGAACAGCTATCCAAGATTTTTGAGGAAAGGTGGGCTATTATAGAGTCGGATTATAATCGTGAGAGACGGTTTGGATATGATTATGGGACTGCTCTCCTTACACAACCAATACCAAGAAAGGCTCCTCCCCCACCCCCTCTTGATATGCGAAGGGTATTGGATAGGTCTGAGTCCATGACACATCTTGGTGATTCCCGGCCAAAATCCATGACTATTACTC contains:
- the LOC126796692 gene encoding transcription factor GTE4 yields the protein MASGPIVGEGDGAREKQPKVYTRKSKLNKNLNNAQTNSTTTTTTTATALAAATSTAAADYAKSNGEKKDGEARNDKNENSTQASAEVIGLEDGNSAQPPAAVSEDGNSAPPPAPASEDGNSALPQQSQAPLPSDDSSSLNRQEPVAAAAEAAQAAKDAPAENGVSKPETDNSRVKINLASRSKQQVRELRKKLESELNMVRGLVKKVEAKQGQIGGLSYSHDGVNNNVSKLRRVHSEVASGGVTPREVTRPFHQLSVSVLENSQGGIDTVEKEKRTPKANQFYQSSEFLLAKDKFPPAESNKKTKLNLKKSHSGGELPHKYTMGTKFFKSCSSLLDKLMKHKHSWVFNEPVDAEKLGLLDYHIIIKSPMDLGTIKSKLVKNWYKSPKEFAEDVRLTFDNAMTYNPPGQDVHVMAEQLSKIFEERWAIIESDYNRERRFGYDYGTALLTQPIPRKAPPPPPLDMRRVLDRSESMTHLGDSRPKSMTITPRTPAPKKPKAKDPHKRDMTYEEKQKLSTSLQGLPADKLDTIVRIIRKRNSAVFQHDDEIEVDIDSVDAETLWELDRYVTNHKKSLSKHKRKAELAMQARMETEQNNLPQAQVPIVNEAPKETATDPKIVSSSTPIQRDDQGDNRSRSSSSSSSSSDSGSSSSDSDSDSSSDSGSDAGSPRT